Proteins encoded by one window of Myripristis murdjan chromosome 1, fMyrMur1.1, whole genome shotgun sequence:
- the LOC115359846 gene encoding stonustoxin subunit beta-like has protein sequence LSDRSCAALASVLSSQSSSLRELDLSNNDLQDSGVKLLSAGLESPPCRLETLRLSGCLLTQEGCASLASALSSNPSHLRELDLSYNHPGDSGVKLLSAGVEVPTWRLEALRVDHGGEQRLKPGLRKYSCELKLDTNTANRNLVLSEDNRKVTGVKQKQPYPDHPERFEHWEQILCRDGLTGRCYWEVKREGWVYIAVTYRGISRKGGSDACGLGCNENSWSLTCTDGSFTARHNNRDTVIPAPPSSNRVAVYLDWPAGSLSFYSISSDTLIHLHTFSSTFTQPLYPGFWVGFGSSVSLCQI, from the exons ctgtcagacagaagctgtgcagctctggcctcagttcttagctcccagtcctctagtctgagagagctggacctgagtaacaacgatctgcaggattcaggagtgaagctgctctctgctggactggagagtccaccctgcagactggagactctcag gctgtcaggctgtctgctcacacaggaaggctgtgcttctctggcctcagctctgagctccaacccctcccatctgagagaactggacctgagctacaatcatccaggagactcaggagtgaagctgctctctgctggagtGGAGgttccaacctggagactggaggctctcag ggtggaccatggtggagagcagaggttgaaaccaggcctgaggaagt attcctgtgaactcaaactggacacaaacacagcaaacagaaacctcgtcctgtctgaggacaacaggaaggtgacaggagTGAAGCagaagcagccatatcctgatcacccagagaggtttgagcactgggaacagatcctgtgtagagatggtctgactggtcgctgctactgggaggtcaaGAGGGAAGGATGGGtttatatagcagtgacttacagaggaatcagcaggaaaggAGGCAGTGATGCCTGTGGTCTTGGATGTAatgaaaactcctggagtctgaccTGCACTGATGGAAGtttcactgccagacacaataacagagaCACAGTCATCCCTGCTCCcccctcctctaacagagtggcagtgtatctggactggcctgctggctctctgtccttctacagcatctcctctgacacactgatccacctccacaccttcagcagcaccttcactcagcctctgtacccaGGCTTTTGGGTTGGGTttggttcctcagtgtctctgtgtcagatctga